Proteins encoded together in one Impatiens glandulifera chromosome 1, dImpGla2.1, whole genome shotgun sequence window:
- the LOC124922122 gene encoding uncharacterized protein LOC124922122, whose protein sequence is MEDNQQFHEDLPVCPSFSSYSTSKFADIADKVAKEVNRDDEVLSIDDDDSDLDFSFVRCDEGIIIRRDAEFTHAFPIFNSDLPIRVNKESDISTLNVSLKKLFLDEDEEHDPPSSSSSSSETDELETIPPESYCVWKPKEVEASPITCKKSRSTGSGSKRWKLRDLLYNRSNSDGKSAFIFLKEKQKSSKVEMISDQRLKQVKEEKRVPSSSSSSSPAASYMQLIYTRNRAIKESEKRKTYLPYKRDLVGFYTTVNGIGRGFPAF, encoded by the coding sequence ATGGAAGATAATCAACAGTTCCATGAAGATCTACCTGTCTGTCCTAGCTTTAGCAGCTACAGTACAAGTAAATTTGCAGATATTGCCGATAAAGTTGCCAAAGAAGTTAATCGCGACGACGAAGTTCTGTCCATCGATGATGATGATTCCGATCTCGATTTCTCGTTCGTTCGATGCGATGAAGGTATTATTATTCGCAGGGACGCCGAATTTACTCACGCATTTCCAATTTTCAATAGCGATCTTCCGATTCGTGTAAATAAGGAATCCGATATCTCGACTCTGAACGTCTCCTTGAAAAAACTGTTTCTAGACGAAGATGAAGAACACGATCCTCCTTCTTCGTCTTCGTCGTCATCGGAAACCGATGAATTGGAAACGATACCGCCGGAAAGTTACTGCGTATGGAAGCCGAAAGAAGTGGAAGCATCTCCGATTACATGTAAGAAGAGCAGATCGACTGGATCGGGATCAAAACGATGGAAACTTCGagatttactttataaccgaagCAATAGCGATGGTAAGAGTGCGTTCATATTTCTAAAAGAGAAACAGAAATCTTCAAAGGTGGAGATGATCTCGGATCAGAGATTGAAACAGgtgaaggaggagaagagagttccatcatcatcatcatcatcttctccGGCGGCGAGCTATATGCAATTAATTTACACAAGAAATCGAGCGATTAAAGAAAGCGAGAAAAGGAAAACGTATCTTCCTTACAAGAGAGATCTGGTTGGATTCTACACTACTGTAAATGGAATTGGAAGAGGCTTTCCTGCTTTCTGA